atatttttttttttatattaataaaaatgatgatgatgatgtaaatattaatatttcccCCGTATAATTACTTGTAGCAGCTCAGACACGTCGCCTTCTgtgtcggcggcggcggcgtgcgaCGACGCGCCGGTCCAGGGCCCGTTGCCCGCGGAACCCGACGACGCGCCTTGGAAGAGAAACAGCGGCATCAGGAAGTTGTGAGTACGGTACCAAACGGACCAAAgtacaaatgatttttttcactTCGTTTCACATTCTGCCGAATAATGTttcaacatttttataaaactaacctaacaatTCCTCGAATAAAAAGACCCAGATACCTTTTACATGATGTCTAAGCAAATGAAAAATCAGATTTATGTCTTGGTCTTAtattctgggaaaacgcttgttatgaaaaatcgatttagcttggtcttatatctggaaaacgcttgttatagAGTTTTaggagcaaagctcggtcgcccaggtactgtcaAAGTAAACTCGACATGCTTAGACGTATTTCCTAAGTTTAGTATATTAGAAGGATAATTTTGATTGACAAAGGTCCATATcaacaaagtaaaaatacacAAACTACATCTGTATTCTTGTAATACAAGGGTAATTTAACAATTTgccatgtatttattattattattgtatatttatttctgtttttctaCTAAATTCTGCGTTGAATATCTgtgatttgtttgaaaaaaagaCTGACAAAAGAAACTGTAGTTCCGCAAAGTGTAATTTAAGAAACGCACTCTGTTTCGGGAAATTGCTTGTACGAAATAGTTAGTTTTGGACAAGTCAACGTTTTGAAAGTTTAGATTTTGAGGAATGTTCGTATTTTGAAAAAGTCACATTTCGAGAAAATGAGAAATAATCCTAAGTGATCAAGAGCCGGGCTAAAGGTAGACTTCCGAAGTAAGCATCAATTTCATCAGTAAGTCAGAAATGACGCAATAATAAAGCCGCAAAATAACAACACTCCGTTAAGTTCCGAGTTATTTTATGCGACAGATATCTATGATGCCTGTTCCTCTAACGGGTGCTGTTAATCTAACAAAATAACCGAGACGGTATACGTTGCATAATATAACAAGAACTCGACAATGTGTGGTGAAACAGGAGGCATCTACATGATCTACAGTGTAGATTCTACACCATTTTACCTTGCTCATCCTTGGAcccaaagtaacgcctgaatcgaTCGATTATGTAGGTAAATGTACGTAATAATTAAGTGTAGTCGAACCATTTCAATCCTGACCCAACGTAGAACGTTCgccccctatcatataaaaaaagtgGTCACGGTAACTGTTTCCTGTCGTTGATTTTTCTTGTCGAGCATTGCGATGTTATTATGAttgatatattaaatataattataatattataataaaggtGCACATTGTCTCAGGATTTAATTGTTTCAATTGTTCATTTGCTATGCGCAAACTGGTATAATGGGTGAACGCGTCATAAGTGCATAGAACGCCTGTTCAAAGGGGAGCGAAGCGCCTTGGAAATTGAAATGTTCTAACAAGGAAATTATATAGCAAATCAAATACCTATTACTAGTTgaagtttttttactttagatatattttatttaaaaaatatgaaatttatttgggATCGAGCTGGCGGGATGAAGCTTATTGCTAATTGTATATTTTGGTGCGGGAAGCATGGCTGTGCGTAAAAATgtatgtcaaatgtcaaacaTGTATGGGTTGTAGAATGGTTAACTAATAATATGTGTTTGCGTATTTCAGCGTGTTTCATATGTAAAATACTAtacatattttcattttaaatgctACCTGTGTCACTGTTCTTGCTTCTTACTCGTTCTCATTACAATTCTGGTATTCAAAACTATTAAGAACATTACAAAACTGTACAGCTTTTCTGATTCTTGACTTTTTAAAATTAGGTAATAAAAATGattgtacatattttattttcttatgcttttttacatatttaaaagCATGTCAGCTGTGGATCGTCGGGCTGTCACCATGTCATACTGGGTTATGTTTGGTTCTggttcttttttcaatttatcatTTGGACCTTTTGGTTATCAGTCAAGCATGAGTCTAAATTAAGTGTATGGTTTTTCGAAATTGTTTgagttattatattataggtgTTTGAATGGAAAATGGCACCAGGGCCGAAAGAGATCGAAAATGGACTCACCGTATCACGAAGCACGGTATCGCATGGAATATTATGACTTATTGCACTCAACTCAGAAGCTTGTTTCGCTTGACCACTCCCTTGTTCCCATGTctattatactttttattttttcttgccGATTTTAAAACATCGAGGCAATTTATAGAATTGTCAACCTTGGTTTCTGTGGAGGCAGAAGCATCAATGCACGGGTCACTCGTTGCGATGATATTTTGAGCACATATCATCTAAAATAGCAAGCTATTCAAAATTATGTGTAAGCGAAAatgtttcaacttttctaattcCAGTTCGAACATTTTTCGTGTTGACTGTATCGGTAACTGAATGCATGATGTCAAATATCacgtattaaaatttaaaatattaaaattgatatGCATAATATCagaaaataacttttttgatGATCTAGATAAAGTTTAATGATGAATTTATTTGCTTTAAGGCTTTGCTTTCGGAGAGGTAAAAAGTTGGacaacccccgactttgtcacttcaaagttcaatatttcaaaaacggctgaaccgtttttgatgaaacatatctaagaaccctcgctagaaaccctgctttcaaaaaaaacacattcaaatcggtccacccgttaaagagctacggtgtcacagacagacagacacatagcggtcaaacttataatacccctctttttgcgtggggggttaaaaacttattaaattcgCACCTAAGACTTGTATTTCAAATAATAACGATCTTAATTTGAATTTCAAATGAttttctaataaaatcataGTACTTTTTTAACATGAAAGGGGCACGagggtcatctgatggaaagcaatcctCACTGCCCATGGACAATTTGGATCACTTAAAAggagctttatttttttaacgatttGAAGTCTTATATGGTATGAACTGAAAATGCCCCCGTACACGTTAAATACAGGGTATACGTGAAGTGTACAATATTTGATCGCTAATTTTATAGCGTATAAGTACTTATGTTTTAGTAGGTTTTTCGGTTATCAAAGTCCAGGAAACAGCAAGTTTCGCCTCTCATCAGGCCTatcctacataatatataatgGCATCAAGCCATATTTCTTAAACATTACTTTTCACATGCATTTGTTCTTTAACACCTATAAAATTTCTATGTTGCTAACCCCACTTTACTGCATTTTACTTGTTTTTTACTAACGCTTTTCTTGGCTGTCCTACTGgcaccttttttttttctttaaacccCCTCCTCATAAAAAGACGTGTGCGAAAGGTTTTGGCTGGCGCTGACAACGAGGGACGCCGGACGCCGCTCTCCGCCGCCGAAGATCTCTTTCGGCCCTTGGTACTGAGGAGGACGAGGTACGGAGTAAAGGGGATAGACAATTTGGGCTAGCTTTGGGTGGGAGCTGAGTTATTAGACGGGATTGCacagaccagaggccgtattgtctaacgtgctgacgtttgcgatcgcatccaccatctctttctaccctcgacttataccgtgtgacagaaagaagtggtgaaaacgattgtgattccaagtgcgttagacaaaaTGGCCTCAGACCCATGTACCACAAACATTGCAAGTGCTACAATGCtacataattgtatttttttaatatgagaAAGTTAACAATTATGTCGATTTGTAccacttgtaatttttgtggtacaggggccagGGTTAGATGATCTGAGTTAATTTTTAACTCAAGGGTTTAATTAGTGTCCAAATGTGGAACTATGCTCCTTAACTCAGGGATAACGGTTTTTTGTAACCCTAGAACGTGCTATGGGCTATAAGATATTGGTAACTTAGTAGATTCAAGTTAGGATCAGGATTATCAGCAGGTATCATGCTTTAGGGTTACCTtggtgaaatatatttttcacttcttcttcttcttggcatttatgctggatataggcgacataaaattactttgtatgctctagtgcataaagtaaaatcttcgtctaagaccaaggtaatcaggtgatCATAGATCAGGTGTCaagagccacaaacaaaaaagttatatattttgttaataattttaaattttatgtaaatctaaaaatcaatcaaatcaataaaaaaaaaacaataaaactagaaatttaaaactatataGTAGTGCATGAAAAGTAAGAGGTACCTTAGTGAATTGTTTCCACTGTCgctttttaatttcctctcaatcgaaatgaaaagcagttTAAAACTCGAGCAcgaaacctattttcccctcgacgtgtctatccaccctcgccgtaccggctcgggtggctatatgaacatctcgggtaaaatggctcgttttatgctcttgttctaCAATCTACcatttaaaagtttgtttttttaataaaaagttttggATTGGTTGCATTTATCTCTAATTTTACGTAACAGACTATTCTTAGTGAAAGCCaagtcgaagaactaaagttagCTAACTATGcgtttccaaataaaaaaactatgtcttctttttaaaaaagaaagttttGCACATAATGCTGCCGTAGATTATTTATAACTGAATACCAATCTATTTtaattgggggaggcctatgtccagcagtggacgtctttcggctgacatgatgatgatgatgactaatctattactattttttttactgcgCAGACAATATGTTTcgttatattaataatatgtgCTCGTTTCCAGTTTTCGCAAACTCTTTGCTGAGTCTGACATTGCCGTGGGCATATTCCCGGGGCGCACGCTGTCATCCCTCGGGAAGAAAGCCTCCGGCGCCGGTGCCGCCTCCGCCCCCGCGTAGGCACTCCGACCcaccgcccccgcccccgccccgcaccGCCCCAAAACACGACGCTACTCAGACATGAACAACCCCAAGTCGAAGCTCGACCTGCGACAAGAACTCATCAACCTAAACCTCAACAACCAAGAAGTCGACAGCTGGCTAGGCAGCAAGTTCGATGAGAAGGAAGAAGAACCGTACCTAGAAAAGTTCAGCCACGATATACCTTTGCAGAGATCCCTGTCTTTAGATGGAGggattgaaatatttaattatttacaaactATCGGGTCTGATTGGTCGGTCGATAGCAACGCGTCGTCGTGGACGGTGCATTCCGACGGACGGGACAGCCGCACCATAGAACAGTACAGAAGTTTCGAAGATATCCCAGCTTCTCCTAGAGTGAAAAGCAGGCGCGCATCTTTCGATTTAGACAAAGATAACATGTTCTTTGGCAGCGGCCTCGCCGTTTCCGTTCTAAAAGACAGTTACAAAGGCTTCGACAGCACCGGTAATATATCGCCGCAAATAAGAAAATTGCAAAAGAACTTTTCGTTCCACGATTCGCTGCAGGATTTCAAATCTGCAGTCAATGTTAATGATGCTGAACAAGTTGGAAGTGATTTCCAGACGGACGATGAAAAGATAGAAGGCCAGGAACAAGTTAGGCAACCGATGTACAGGAATATATCGGTCGTCCAAACTAGCAATGATGATAAAGAAGTTAACAAGAGTCCGCGACAGAGAAAACTCGGCATTCCTTTACATAGAAACTGGTCGTTTGATGGCTTGAAGAAACCTGAAGTCAACCTAAGAAAGGAAATTTTAAAACAGACGTTACCAGACTTCAAGAGTTGTGAAAACTTGTTGCTTCAAAACAATCCCAAGATTTCTCGTCGTGACTCCGCGGATAATGCCCAGAAGACAGTACCATTAAGACTAACGCTTTTAAAAGATAGCTATCAAGGCGTAGAGTCAGGTAACGCCAATGTATCGCTAAATATTAGAAGATTGAAGAAGAATTTATCTTTCGTGTCACCTCTCGAAGCCAGAGATGATGCGCCCACTAACGTCATGTCCGACGTTGACCGTCGCAAAAGTGATGCCAAATATGAAACTGTTTCCACGAATACTTCCAATGTAGTTGATATAAGTAGAAATTGTGATTGTCGAATTTGTAGCGAAGAAGAAAGGGAAGACAGAAGGTCT
The sequence above is a segment of the Choristoneura fumiferana chromosome 9, NRCan_CFum_1, whole genome shotgun sequence genome. Coding sequences within it:
- the LOC141431135 gene encoding uncharacterized protein: MNNPKSKLDLRQELINLNLNNQEVDSWLGSKFDEKEEEPYLEKFSHDIPLQRSLSLDGGIEIFNYLQTIGSDWSVDSNASSWTVHSDGRDSRTIEQYRSFEDIPASPRVKSRRASFDLDKDNMFFGSGLAVSVLKDSYKGFDSTGNISPQIRKLQKNFSFHDSLQDFKSAVNVNDAEQVGSDFQTDDEKIEGQEQVRQPMYRNISVVQTSNDDKEVNKSPRQRKLGIPLHRNWSFDGLKKPEVNLRKEILKQTLPDFKSCENLLLQNNPKISRRDSADNAQKTVPLRLTLLKDSYQGVESGNANVSLNIRRLKKNLSFVSPLEARDDAPTNVMSDVDRRKSDAKYETVSTNTSNVVDISRNCDCRICSEEEREDRRSVWRRIFCKLFMKTVSTDDRKAYWDENNNLDEGQMYKCVLHTLKLLFGLWLRHLDHK